A stretch of the Cyprinus carpio isolate SPL01 chromosome B4, ASM1834038v1, whole genome shotgun sequence genome encodes the following:
- the LOC109106442 gene encoding scavenger receptor cysteine-rich type 1 protein M130-like gives MSVLTCLGTESTLKNCGSAGWNKPVCTHNHDAGVTCSGHKRSRLADGSNLCSGRLEILHDQTWMSVCDAVFDQQDAEVVCRELDCGAPVQVLGAAAFDKGDTQMLTQEIQCRGNESHISFCSISSLKHNCTFDNIVGLICSGYTDLRLINGSDSCSGRVELQFLKEWGTVCDACWDKRRATGFGEGKW, from the exons atgaGTGTTCTAACATGTTTAGGAACAGAGTCTACACTGAAGAACTGTGGGTCAGCAGGATGGAATAAACCTGTCTGCACTCATAATCATGATGCTGGTGTCACATGCTCAG GTCACAAACGCTCCAGACTTGCTGATGGGTCTAATCtttgctctgggaggttagagatacttcatgatcagacgtggatgtcagtgtgtgacgctgtctttgaccagcaggatgcagaggttgtgtgtagagagctggactgtggggctcctgtacaggtgctgggagcagctgcttttgacaaaggagacactcagatgttgacacaagagattcagtgcagaggaaatgagtctcatATATCATTCTGTTCAATATCATCACTCAAACACAACTGCACTTTTGACAACATTGTGGGACTGATCTGCTCTG gttacactgatctcagACTGATAAATGGCTCAGACTCTTGTTCTGGAAGAGTGGAGCTTCAGTTCCTCAAAGAGTGGGGCACAGtttgtgatgcatgctgggataagAGAAGAGCT actggttttGGAGAGGGGAAGTGGTGA